Within Spinacia oleracea cultivar Varoflay chromosome 4, BTI_SOV_V1, whole genome shotgun sequence, the genomic segment AAAATACCACTTAGTAGCATTTTCAAGGGAGTTGacaaattttcttatttttaattaactttatatgtttattttagatttttattttCTACTCCGAGCTGCTATTTGAGAAGAAAACCACAAAGCCTAAGATATTAAAATGACTTTGGATTTACATAGATATTGTTAAACTCATGCCTTAGAGAAAGGAAATGGAATTGATTAGGGTGGTACAATAGTTGGTGAGAAAAACTGGTCTGGTTCACTAGGAGTCGTCCAAAACGGCGGATAATCTTGATCATGTGATGGTGGTGGAGAAAGCCATTGATCAAAGAATGGCGGGACCGGTATACTACTACTACCATCAGTAGGTGCTGGCCATGGCCATGTTATTGGTGGCTGATCAATGCTGCCAGCAGGAGGCGCTTCCCATGGCCATGATGTTGGTGGCTGGTTAAGCGACGGCGTATTACCAGTGCCTCCAGGTGGTGTTTGCCATGGCAATGGTGGCCATGGAAGCCATGGTATTGGGGGCTTGTCCATATCTCCAAAAAGTGGTGGTGGCGGCGTAGTTTCTAGTGGGGTCCATGGAGGAAATACAAACACCATCGGTGATGATGGAACTGCAAGTGGCGTGGGTGTTGTTGATGGTGGAAGCTCAAACAATGGTGGAGATGGAATTGTTGATGGTGGCAATGGTAGTGGAAATCCAAATGTTGGTGGTGGAGATGCTATTGGTGAAAATGGCATCGGTGTCGATGGTGCAAATTCTAATGCCGGTGGTGGAAAGGGGACCACCGAAGGTGTTGTTGGTGGCGTGAATGGTGGAAGCCCAAAAATGGGTGGGAGAAGAGAGACCAATGGTGGAGGCGGAGAAAGTGCGACTATTGGTGGTGCAGATAAGAATGATGGAGGTGGCGGTGAAGGAACAAGGGGTGGAGGGAAAAAAACCTGTGAGGGTGGTGGTAGGAAAAGAAAAGGAGGTGGGGAAGGTAAAGGCAACGGGAATGATGGTGGAGGTGGTGATGGTACAATTGGTGGTGGAGGGAGTATAACAGTTGGTGGTGGAGGGACAATAACAGGTGCTGGTGGAGGGAGTATGACAGGTGCTGGTGGAGGGAGTATGACAGGTGCTGGTGGAGGGACTATAACAGTTGGTGGTGGAGGGACTATAacaggtggtggtggagggagTATAATAGGTGGTGGTGGTAGTGGGGTGGGAGGCGGTGGTGGAGGCACAAAAGGAGGCAAGATGATTGGCGGAGGCgataatggtggtggtggtggtggtggtgatgtaAGGAGAAAAGGGTTGTTAGGGGAAGGGGAAGTAAGAAAAGGCCACTTACCACAAATACCAAACAAGTAGGCGTATAAAGGGTCACAATTCAGACTTCCTCCTCTTCTGGGACTAGGACTAGTACGTCTGCTGCTTCTCTTCCTCGTACGCGTATGATTACGAATATGATTACGAGTTGTTCTTCTTCGCTTATCATCTTCTTCTGTGCCTGATTTTTGCTTGGGAACACTTCTTGCTTCTGTGATTGCTTGTGCAATCAACAGCAACACTACAATCATTATTACCACTCTTTTTGCTTTCATCTCTTGGAAAACCTAGCTTTCAACTAATTTACTCTATCACCTCATGCATGCATCCTTGTGCAGAAAGTATTTATTGGAAAACTTCACTCTTGTTTTAACTAACTGTACTCTTTCAATGGACCTTGATGACAAATGTCCATATAAACTTACTTAGTTACTGAAATTTTGCAGAATAAACCTTTTTATATACGCATTTTCTTATCAACCGAGGTCTTAATTGCTCTAGTGTCGGAAACAGAAGGCTTGTGTACGTAGTGCCTGCAGCAGGTTAACGGTTCGACTTTCCTCTCCCTCGTTTGCAATTTGTAAGTGTTTAAATGCTTTGTTATTATGCTTGATATTTTCACTTTTACTCTATAAAAGTTTTACATTTATTACTGTCTAGGATGAGGTAAATATAAATGCATATTATGCATGTCGCTGTAACATCTCTTTCTCTCAAAGCTTGCATGTCTCACAACTGCCGCCACAACTGCACAAGTAAACCATATCATAGCATCATATCCTGCAAGCAAGCAGAAAGAGAGGCTTTCGAGGATGTGTTGTTGAACTGTTTAATTTGATATATTGAATGCCAGCCTTTGTTTTGTGTGTCTTTGAAATTTAATTTACTgtttgaaataagtgaaaataaattAGTATGTTGATGGGAGAGTTAATTAAATGGTAGGAGTCCAGCACACAAAAGCATGCAGAAGAAAATATATAGACAATATAACGACAGCATGGAAcatgaattaaaaatttaaaatgcaTGTGAA encodes:
- the LOC110804512 gene encoding glycine-rich cell wall structural protein 1.0-like is translated as MLPAGGASHGHDVGGWLSDGVLPVPPGGVCHGNGGHGSHGIGGLSISPKSGGGGVVSSGVHGGNTNTIGDDGTASGVGVVDGGSSNNGGDGIVDGGNGSGNPNVGGGDAIGENGIGVDGANSNAGGGKGTTEGVVGGVNGGSPKMGGRRETNGGGGESATIGGADKNDGGGGEGTRGGGKKTCEGGGRKRKGGGEGKGNGNDGGGGDGTIGGGGSITVGGGGTITGAGGGSMTGAGGGSMTGAGGGTITVGGGGTITGGGGGSIIGGGGSGVGGGGGGTKGGKMIGGGDNGGGGGGGDVRRKGLLGEGEVRKGHLPQIPNK